One genomic window of Chitinophagaceae bacterium includes the following:
- a CDS encoding TIGR00159 family protein, with amino-acid sequence MLLLFKILSHEFSVIDVIDIVLVILLMVEMYRLVRGTLGINIFFGMLLIYCIYLLVKFLKLHYLTEIIGLFVNAGVFALLIVFQPEIRRFLLKLGKAGLGDRENIWDFIRGNKKQRTKQQDQDVIEMLKAIEYFSKNKTGALMVFFSTFKLNDFNSPGVKINAVISAKLLESIFEKASPLHDGAVIVSQNKIVFAGTVLPVSESPSVPERAGLRHRAAIGITEETDAIAVIVSEETGTISFARNGKIQSLATVSELKQVLNEALAS; translated from the coding sequence ATGCTGCTGCTGTTTAAAATATTATCACACGAATTTTCAGTGATCGATGTCATTGACATCGTGCTGGTCATTTTACTAATGGTGGAGATGTACCGCCTTGTGCGTGGCACATTAGGGATTAATATCTTTTTCGGGATGCTGCTTATTTACTGCATTTACCTGCTGGTGAAATTTCTGAAACTTCATTACCTCACTGAAATTATTGGTCTGTTTGTGAATGCCGGCGTGTTCGCTTTATTAATTGTGTTTCAACCGGAGATAAGGCGCTTTCTGCTAAAATTAGGTAAAGCGGGACTTGGTGACCGTGAAAACATTTGGGACTTTATTCGTGGTAACAAAAAGCAACGCACAAAACAGCAGGATCAGGATGTAATTGAAATGCTTAAGGCAATTGAATATTTTTCGAAAAACAAAACAGGTGCCTTGATGGTCTTCTTTTCGACTTTTAAACTGAATGATTTTAACAGTCCAGGCGTGAAAATAAATGCTGTGATCTCTGCAAAACTACTCGAGAGTATTTTTGAAAAAGCCAGTCCGCTGCATGATGGCGCGGTGATCGTATCTCAAAATAAAATTGTGTTCGCCGGAACCGTTTTGCCTGTTTCGGAAAGTCCTTCAGTTCCTGAACGCGCCGGTTTACGACATCGTGCCGCCATTGGCATTACGGAAGAAACAGATGCTATTGCTGTAATTGTGTCTGAAGAAACCGGCACCATCTCATTTGCCCGTAATGGAAAAATACAGTCTCTTGCAACTGTCAGCGAACTAAAACAAGTGTTGAACGAAGCATTGGCAAGTTAA
- the folP gene encoding dihydropteroate synthase — protein sequence MAAKNTIFSSKTTLNCRGRLLDLSIPVVMGIINVTPDSFYDGGKWEDEKSLLIRAEKMLQEGASVLDVGGISTKPGAVTVSEEEELRRVIPAIHAINKQFPEAIISVDTWRSNVLKTAVEHGACIANDISGGTLDINLWKIVAEMKLPYLLMHMQGKPDNMQLNPQYENAVREIFDWLKIKILQLNNLGIHDIIIDPGFGFGKSVEHNFQLLRELAAFRLFGLPILAGVSRKSMICKVLKVNPDKALTGTTVLNTIALLNGASILRVHDVREAKEAIQLIQQLHAAAV from the coding sequence ATGGCTGCGAAAAATACAATCTTTTCATCAAAGACGACACTCAATTGCCGCGGCAGGTTATTGGACCTTTCCATACCTGTTGTAATGGGCATCATCAATGTTACGCCTGATTCATTTTATGATGGCGGAAAATGGGAGGATGAAAAATCACTTTTAATACGCGCAGAAAAGATGTTGCAGGAAGGTGCAAGTGTTCTCGATGTAGGTGGCATTTCAACAAAACCGGGTGCGGTTACTGTCTCAGAAGAGGAAGAATTAAGAAGAGTTATTCCTGCAATTCATGCCATTAACAAACAATTTCCCGAAGCAATTATCTCTGTGGATACCTGGAGAAGTAATGTTTTGAAAACGGCTGTTGAACATGGAGCTTGCATTGCAAATGATATTTCAGGTGGCACATTAGATATTAATTTATGGAAGATAGTGGCTGAAATGAAGTTGCCATACCTACTGATGCACATGCAAGGCAAGCCTGACAACATGCAATTAAATCCGCAGTATGAAAATGCCGTGCGGGAAATTTTTGATTGGCTGAAAATTAAAATTCTGCAACTGAATAACCTTGGAATCCACGATATCATTATTGATCCCGGTTTTGGTTTTGGAAAATCTGTTGAACATAATTTTCAATTGCTGCGTGAACTAGCTGCATTCCGGCTGTTTGGATTGCCTATATTGGCAGGCGTTTCGAGAAAATCAATGATTTGCAAAGTGCTGAAGGTAAATCCGGATAAGGCGCTGACCGGAACTACGGTATTGAATACCATCGCTTTGCTGAATGGCGCTTCCATTCTGAGAGTACATGATGTGAGAGAAGCAAAAGAAGCGATACAATTAATTCAACAACTACATGCTGCTGCTGTTTAA
- a CDS encoding DUF1599 domain-containing protein produces the protein MKRLYFSQPLFVKISPKKLESKTSQQFDEQANACKELFSKKAKDYGTSWRILRLSSLADQIFIKAQRIRTIDRLEVKKVSEEMDSEFIGIVNYSVIALIRLTLGKRIEENIAHEELMQWYVEKITTAKELMMAKNHDYGEAWRDMLISSFTDLILMRILRIRQMEENDGRTFASEGVDANLYDIINYAIFALIKISEQK, from the coding sequence ATGAAAAGATTGTATTTTTCGCAGCCATTGTTTGTAAAAATATCCCCAAAAAAATTGGAAAGCAAAACCAGTCAGCAATTTGATGAACAGGCCAATGCCTGCAAAGAACTGTTTTCGAAGAAAGCCAAAGATTATGGAACCTCGTGGAGAATATTAAGACTGTCATCACTGGCTGATCAGATATTCATCAAGGCGCAACGCATCCGCACCATCGACCGGTTGGAAGTAAAAAAGGTATCGGAAGAAATGGACAGCGAGTTCATCGGCATTGTCAATTATTCTGTGATTGCATTGATCCGTTTGACTCTTGGAAAACGTATTGAAGAGAATATCGCACACGAAGAATTGATGCAATGGTATGTTGAAAAAATTACGACTGCCAAAGAATTGATGATGGCCAAAAACCATGATTATGGTGAAGCGTGGCGCGATATGCTGATCAGTTCTTTCACCGACCTGATACTGATGCGGATACTTCGGATCCGCCAGATGGAAGAGAACGACGGCCGGACCTTCGCATCAGAAGGCGTTGATGCGAACCTTTATGATATTATCAATTACGCTATTTTTGCGCTCATTAAAATCAGTGAACAGAAATGA
- a CDS encoding transpeptidase family protein → MSIKKDIFWRIGLAYLFMMLLGIAIAWKVFYIQTVEGQRYRSMADSISTRYMPVLAERGNIYSEDGRMLATSLPSFEIRMDMKADGLTNDIFFKNVDSLALSMSHLFGDKSYTDYKKLFSAARKRGDRYFLVKKNVTYPQLLEMKTFPVFRLGQYKGGLIVLQDNKRAYPYKELANRTIGYMRDATVQPVGLEGSFNNQLTGVPGKRLMQRVSGGEFIPINDKNEMEPQNGKDVITTIDVNLQDVAEHALLKTLVTNEADHGCVVVMDVKTGAIRAIANLGRTAQGTYWEDYNYAVGESHEPGSTFKLASLLALLDDGYVDIEDTVDVEKGTHQFWSQTMRDAERHNLTRITVRSAFAHSSNVGVSKLVEQHYNKDPERYLAHLRALGLDKKLNIEIPGEQQPYIKNTKDKRFTRYSLPWMSVGYEIQISPLQMLTLYNAVANNGVMMKPYLVKQIQEYGLPVKEFEPVVLNKKICKDQTLQSLKIILKEVVDSGTARNLRNPNYTVAGKTGTAQIADEKHGYATRVYQSSFVGYFPAENPLYSCIVVVNAPGKGVYYGAAVAAPVFKEIADKVYATDLDVHPAVALLANNSLPKPLAKAGSKSDLLYVCKELGIKNQSQSDHPWVTVESGTDMKLVDMNINEQAGIVPNVKGMGLRDALYLLESCGLLVNVSGAGAVLSQSIAPGSSIQKGQSISIALSL, encoded by the coding sequence ATGAGCATTAAGAAAGATATTTTCTGGCGGATAGGCCTGGCATACCTCTTTATGATGTTGCTGGGCATTGCTATTGCCTGGAAAGTCTTTTACATCCAAACGGTAGAAGGCCAGCGATACCGTTCAATGGCCGACAGCATTTCCACCAGGTATATGCCTGTGCTCGCCGAACGTGGAAATATTTATTCGGAAGATGGAAGGATGCTTGCCACTTCATTGCCCAGTTTTGAAATTCGGATGGATATGAAGGCTGATGGATTGACGAATGACATCTTCTTTAAAAATGTTGACTCGCTTGCTTTATCTATGTCGCACCTGTTCGGTGATAAGTCCTACACCGATTATAAGAAATTGTTTTCAGCAGCGCGCAAAAGAGGTGACCGTTATTTCCTGGTAAAGAAAAATGTCACGTATCCGCAATTGTTGGAGATGAAAACATTTCCTGTTTTCAGATTGGGTCAATACAAAGGCGGACTGATAGTATTACAGGATAACAAGCGTGCTTATCCTTATAAAGAACTCGCCAACCGCACTATTGGATACATGCGTGATGCAACAGTGCAACCTGTCGGGTTGGAAGGTTCATTCAATAATCAGTTGACAGGAGTTCCCGGAAAACGATTAATGCAAAGAGTTTCCGGTGGAGAATTTATTCCGATCAATGATAAGAATGAAATGGAGCCGCAAAATGGAAAAGATGTCATTACCACTATTGATGTAAACCTTCAGGATGTTGCTGAGCACGCATTATTAAAAACGCTTGTTACTAATGAAGCCGATCATGGTTGTGTGGTAGTGATGGATGTGAAGACAGGTGCCATCAGAGCGATTGCGAATTTAGGGCGCACTGCACAAGGCACTTATTGGGAAGACTATAATTATGCGGTGGGAGAATCGCATGAGCCCGGCTCTACATTCAAACTCGCTTCATTACTTGCATTGCTGGATGATGGTTACGTTGATATTGAAGACACCGTGGATGTGGAAAAAGGTACGCATCAGTTCTGGAGTCAGACGATGCGTGACGCAGAACGTCATAATCTTACCCGTATCACAGTGCGATCAGCTTTTGCGCACTCATCCAATGTGGGTGTTTCAAAACTGGTTGAACAACACTACAACAAGGATCCCGAAAGGTATTTAGCACACCTGCGTGCATTGGGCCTGGATAAAAAGTTGAACATTGAAATTCCCGGAGAGCAGCAGCCGTATATTAAGAACACAAAAGACAAAAGATTTACACGCTATTCTTTGCCTTGGATGTCGGTTGGTTATGAAATTCAGATTTCTCCGCTGCAAATGCTCACGTTATACAATGCTGTTGCAAACAATGGCGTAATGATGAAGCCTTATCTGGTAAAGCAAATTCAGGAATATGGATTGCCGGTAAAAGAATTTGAACCGGTGGTGTTAAACAAAAAGATCTGCAAAGATCAAACCTTGCAATCACTTAAAATTATTCTGAAAGAAGTGGTTGATAGCGGAACTGCAAGAAATCTCCGCAATCCGAATTATACAGTAGCCGGTAAAACAGGTACTGCACAGATTGCAGACGAGAAACATGGTTACGCCACTCGTGTCTATCAATCTTCATTTGTTGGCTATTTTCCTGCTGAAAATCCATTGTATTCCTGTATAGTAGTAGTGAATGCACCGGGTAAAGGAGTCTATTATGGTGCTGCAGTTGCTGCTCCTGTATTTAAGGAAATTGCTGATAAGGTTTATGCAACAGATCTTGATGTGCATCCCGCTGTTGCATTGCTCGCAAATAATTCTTTGCCGAAACCATTGGCAAAGGCGGGCAGCAAGAGTGACCTGCTTTATGTATGCAAAGAACTCGGCATCAAAAATCAATCACAAAGTGATCATCCATGGGTTACGGTCGAAAGCGGAACTGATATGAAACTCGTGGATATGAATATCAATGAGCAGGCAGGCATAGTACCGAATGTGAAAGGAATGGGTTTGCGTGATGCACTTTATTTATTGGAGAGTTGTGGTTTGCTGGTGAATGTATCAGGTGCAGGTGCTGTGTTGTCGCAGAGCATTGCGCCCGGTTCCAGCATACAAAAAGGACAATCAATTTCAATCGCACTGAGTTTGTGA
- a CDS encoding DoxX family protein — protein sequence MNKFLRIICVLIGALFIVSGFVKAVDPVGFSIKLDEYFEVFAEDTSKIGFISSFFLWLRNISVYLSMFFCVLEMVLGFMLLIGFQMELTSWLMLLLIVFFTWLTGYSAITNTVTDCGCFGDALHLTPWQSFNKDVVLLVFILLIFAFRHRIKPLFSKNIMGTVLVVAFAALCSYMTIYCYQHLPIIDFRAYKVGNDIREQMTLPEGKTADQYVTILTYKDKRTGETGDYVMTNNNEEQSAWFSAKNLKSLPWQDSLWMDSHEFVQSNSEIVVKGEKPKITDFKVWDNDNQDATSLVLDEPNYHFWLIAQDMTKTNKDAFDKVNQLASECEKNKIQFMGLTSTPYELLDPIRHDLNAPFPFYYADGTVLKTIIRSNPGLVLLKGSKVLGQWHYNDIPTYDEVAEEYFEN from the coding sequence ATGAACAAATTTTTGCGGATTATCTGCGTCCTGATCGGCGCTTTATTTATTGTTTCCGGTTTTGTAAAAGCCGTTGATCCTGTTGGTTTCTCCATTAAGCTGGATGAATATTTCGAAGTCTTTGCTGAAGATACCTCGAAAATTGGATTTATATCGTCGTTCTTCTTATGGCTGCGTAATATCTCCGTGTACCTCTCTATGTTTTTCTGTGTGCTGGAAATGGTGTTGGGATTCATGCTGCTCATTGGATTTCAGATGGAACTTACGTCGTGGCTAATGTTGCTTTTAATTGTATTTTTTACCTGGCTCACCGGCTATTCCGCCATTACCAATACTGTTACTGATTGTGGATGTTTTGGGGATGCGTTGCACCTCACACCGTGGCAATCGTTTAATAAGGACGTAGTGTTGCTGGTTTTTATCCTGCTCATTTTTGCATTCCGGCATCGCATTAAACCATTATTCAGCAAGAATATTATGGGCACTGTGTTGGTTGTTGCATTCGCGGCACTTTGCAGTTACATGACCATCTACTGTTATCAGCATTTGCCCATCATTGATTTTCGGGCATATAAAGTTGGTAATGATATTCGGGAACAAATGACGCTTCCGGAAGGAAAAACAGCGGATCAGTATGTTACTATACTCACTTATAAAGACAAGAGGACTGGCGAAACCGGAGATTATGTGATGACCAATAACAATGAGGAACAGTCAGCCTGGTTCAGCGCGAAAAATCTTAAATCATTGCCTTGGCAGGACTCGCTTTGGATGGACAGCCACGAATTCGTTCAAAGCAACAGCGAAATTGTGGTGAAAGGAGAGAAGCCGAAGATTACCGATTTCAAAGTGTGGGACAACGACAATCAGGATGCTACATCATTGGTGCTGGATGAACCGAATTACCATTTCTGGCTGATTGCGCAGGACATGACGAAAACTAATAAGGATGCATTTGATAAAGTAAATCAACTTGCCAGTGAATGTGAAAAAAATAAGATTCAGTTTATGGGATTAACATCAACGCCTTATGAATTACTTGATCCTATACGCCATGATTTAAATGCTCCGTTTCCATTTTACTATGCAGACGGAACGGTGCTAAAAACAATCATCCGCAGCAATCCGGGACTTGTACTGCTTAAAGGATCTAAAGTGCTTGGTCAATGGCATTACAATGATATTCCGACGTATGATGAGGTGGCGGAGGAATACTTTGAGAATTAG
- a CDS encoding shikimate kinase: MANIFLIGFMGSGKSTVGKQLAYLLQYDFIDLDEYLQKQEGATITQLFEEKGESYFREQESQYLKSFHASEKLVLSTGGGAPCFFDNMKWMNEHGTTVYLKAVPKLLADRLKKEKDHRPLLRGKSNDEVIDFINQKLGEREKFYLSAKIIVDAVSLNGKKLVHELKVRNII, translated from the coding sequence ATGGCCAACATCTTTCTCATCGGTTTCATGGGCAGCGGTAAGTCAACCGTAGGGAAACAACTTGCTTATTTATTACAGTATGATTTTATTGATCTTGACGAATACCTTCAAAAACAAGAAGGTGCTACTATCACGCAGTTATTTGAAGAAAAGGGTGAATCTTATTTCCGCGAACAGGAATCGCAGTACCTGAAATCATTTCATGCATCAGAAAAACTTGTGTTATCCACTGGTGGAGGAGCGCCCTGTTTTTTTGACAACATGAAATGGATGAATGAACATGGAACTACGGTTTATTTAAAAGCTGTTCCAAAATTATTGGCCGACCGGTTGAAGAAGGAGAAGGACCACAGGCCTTTGCTCCGTGGAAAATCAAATGATGAAGTTATTGACTTCATTAACCAGAAACTTGGGGAGCGGGAAAAATTTTATTTGTCGGCAAAAATTATTGTCGATGCTGTTTCTTTGAATGGAAAGAAACTGGTGCATGAACTGAAAGTGAGAAATATTATTTAA
- the mraZ gene encoding division/cell wall cluster transcriptional repressor MraZ, with protein MAQTRFLGEFPCTLDAKGRLLFPAALKKQVPVKAKNQFVIHRGFEKCLVLYAKHDWEEISAEVNRLNLYVKDNRDFARYFFRGATPLILDGTNRLLLPKSLCDSADIKKDIILFGYANRIEVWSDKLYRKQMDEEPRDFVKLAEEVMGRLNKN; from the coding sequence ATGGCTCAAACCCGCTTCCTGGGCGAATTTCCGTGTACACTTGATGCAAAAGGGAGATTGCTTTTTCCTGCTGCATTAAAGAAGCAGGTGCCTGTGAAAGCAAAAAATCAGTTTGTTATTCACCGTGGTTTTGAAAAGTGTTTGGTGTTGTATGCAAAACATGATTGGGAAGAAATCAGTGCAGAAGTAAATCGCCTGAATTTATATGTGAAGGACAATCGTGATTTCGCCCGTTACTTTTTCAGAGGCGCAACGCCATTGATATTAGATGGAACAAACAGGTTGCTGCTTCCAAAATCATTGTGCGATTCCGCAGATATTAAAAAAGATATCATCCTGTTCGGTTATGCAAATCGAATTGAAGTATGGAGTGATAAACTCTATCGCAAACAAATGGATGAAGAGCCACGTGACTTTGTGAAACTGGCGGAAGAGGTGATGGGTAGGTTGAATAAGAATTAG
- the rsmH gene encoding 16S rRNA (cytosine(1402)-N(4))-methyltransferase RsmH, with protein MSGYHVPVMLKECIEGLSIQPGGIYVDVTFGGGGHSKAILEKIKHGKLIAFDQDIDVTANLIRDERFVFINQNFKHMKRMLRVNGIGEVDGILADLGVSSFQIDTEERGFAHRLDGPLDMRMDKSAALTAEEVVNAYASSQLQRIFGEYGEVRNARTLAIHIAEARFTQRIDTIGKFITAIAPVIKGNQNRYLSQVFQALRMEVNDELAVLQDFLEQSKQLLKSGGRLVVLSYHSVEDRIVKNFMRHGNNSGEAIKDFFGKEEKHFRLINKKPMEASEQEVKENPRSHSARLRIAEKT; from the coding sequence ATGTCAGGGTATCATGTTCCGGTGATGTTGAAAGAGTGTATAGAAGGTCTGAGCATTCAGCCCGGTGGAATTTATGTGGATGTGACATTTGGCGGAGGTGGACACAGCAAAGCAATTCTTGAAAAAATAAAACACGGCAAATTGATCGCATTCGACCAGGACATTGATGTTACTGCCAACCTGATCCGGGATGAACGCTTTGTTTTTATCAACCAGAATTTCAAGCACATGAAAAGAATGCTGCGTGTAAATGGTATCGGTGAAGTGGATGGTATTCTGGCAGATTTAGGAGTTTCATCTTTCCAGATTGACACGGAAGAACGTGGTTTTGCACATCGTTTGGATGGTCCGTTGGATATGCGCATGGATAAGAGTGCGGCACTTACTGCTGAAGAAGTGGTGAATGCATATGCTTCATCACAACTGCAAAGAATTTTTGGGGAGTATGGCGAAGTACGCAATGCTCGTACACTGGCCATTCACATTGCTGAGGCGCGATTCACTCAAAGAATTGATACGATAGGTAAGTTCATCACAGCGATTGCGCCTGTTATCAAGGGAAATCAAAACCGCTATCTCTCACAGGTATTCCAGGCGCTGCGAATGGAAGTGAATGATGAACTCGCTGTGCTGCAGGATTTTCTTGAACAGAGCAAACAACTGTTAAAGTCGGGCGGACGATTAGTCGTGCTTTCATATCATTCGGTTGAAGACCGCATTGTAAAAAACTTCATGCGTCATGGAAATAATTCAGGCGAAGCAATAAAAGATTTTTTTGGGAAGGAAGAAAAACATTTTCGCCTGATCAATAAAAAGCCAATGGAAGCAAGTGAGCAAGAGGTGAAAGAAAACCCAAGATCACACAGTGCAAGATTACGTATTGCCGAAAAAACCTGA
- a CDS encoding T9SS type A sorting domain-containing protein, with protein sequence MKNQFYILLILFFAFRIQSAEASHIIGGELSYTCLGNNNYKIEVKVYRDCYNVEILFDDPTNVFIFNSSGDLVNTLHIAFPGSDTIPVASNCGIPVPFVCVEEAVFIDSVNLPPSPGGYTMVYQRCCLTYIVNNIVNPYNTGLSIFATIPDASVASCNSSPVFISYPPTVFCTGVPINFDHSAIDPDGDSLVYELCTGIAGADIFNPYPNPPLPPPYPEMIYDAGYSGYYPMNTDPVLAIDPVTGEITGTPTAVGIYMVSICVKEYRNGNLLSVHRRMINLHTEAYYLSAESLMLTESLNIFPNPGSDIMKIELSGNTSINHEWRIYNSQGVLVNASLIANNADAIELNVEGYAEGVYHFQWIHHDKVLTKSFIVSR encoded by the coding sequence ATGAAAAACCAATTCTACATTCTTCTGATCCTTTTTTTTGCATTCAGAATACAATCTGCTGAGGCATCACATATCATTGGCGGTGAATTGAGTTACACCTGTCTTGGCAATAATAATTACAAAATTGAAGTAAAAGTTTACCGCGATTGCTATAACGTTGAGATCTTGTTTGATGATCCTACCAATGTTTTTATTTTTAACAGTTCCGGTGATTTAGTAAACACGCTTCATATAGCTTTTCCCGGTTCTGATACCATACCAGTGGCGAGTAATTGCGGCATTCCCGTTCCTTTTGTTTGCGTGGAAGAAGCTGTTTTCATTGATAGTGTTAACCTGCCACCATCTCCCGGAGGTTATACAATGGTTTACCAGCGTTGTTGCCTTACTTATATCGTCAATAATATTGTTAATCCCTATAATACTGGTTTATCAATATTCGCTACCATTCCGGATGCAAGTGTCGCTTCCTGTAATAGCAGCCCGGTATTTATTTCGTATCCTCCCACTGTTTTTTGTACTGGGGTACCAATTAATTTTGATCATTCTGCCATAGATCCGGATGGTGATTCATTAGTTTATGAGCTATGCACAGGCATAGCCGGTGCAGATATATTTAATCCTTATCCCAATCCACCTTTGCCACCTCCCTATCCTGAAATGATATATGATGCCGGATATTCCGGGTACTATCCAATGAATACCGATCCTGTATTGGCCATCGATCCGGTAACAGGAGAAATAACAGGGACTCCCACCGCAGTGGGAATTTATATGGTAAGTATTTGTGTGAAGGAATACCGTAATGGAAATCTGCTTTCAGTGCATCGCAGAATGATCAATTTACATACTGAGGCCTATTACTTAAGTGCGGAAAGCCTAATGCTGACTGAATCACTGAACATTTTTCCTAATCCCGGTAGTGATATAATGAAAATTGAATTAAGCGGAAATACCTCTATAAATCATGAATGGAGAATTTATAATTCACAGGGAGTATTGGTAAATGCATCTCTGATAGCAAACAATGCTGACGCTATTGAGCTGAATGTTGAGGGATATGCTGAAGGAGTATATCACTTTCAGTGGATTCACCACGATAAGGTGCTTACTAAATCATTCATTGTTTCGAGATAA
- a CDS encoding UDP-N-acetylmuramoyl-L-alanyl-D-glutamate--2,6-diaminopimelate ligase translates to MKKLSDILYKVNLLELSGTTDMEITGVCFDSRKVKAGSLFIATKGTVVDGHEFINTAIEKGAVAVVFENLTELKKNNISYIRVGDSALALAIIAENFYDNPSEKIKVVSVTGTNGKTTVATLLYNLFTGLNYKCGLLSTIENRIAGEVIPSSHTTPDAVQISALLHQMWKSGCTHCFMEASSHAIHQQRIAGIKFTGVVFTNLSHDHLDYHKTFKNYINAKKQLFDQLPSDAFALVNADDKRGPVMLQNTKAKKQTYAITGMGDFRARIVETSFQGMQLMIDGQELYTLLVGNFNAYNLLAIYATSVLLGEDKLAVLTQLSKLKPAEGRFDYVISDQQKIMGIVDYAHTPDALEKVLLTIKKIRTGNEQLITVVGCGGDRDTAKRPIMAKVATEFSDRVIFTSDNPRSEDPQHILDQMKEGIIPLKIGKVLTIPDRKEAIRTAVSLCGKGDIILLAGKGHEKYQEIKGVKYPFDDKKVLGESFAQMEK, encoded by the coding sequence GTGAAGAAGCTTTCAGACATATTATACAAAGTGAACCTCCTTGAATTATCAGGCACCACTGATATGGAGATCACCGGTGTTTGCTTTGATTCACGAAAAGTAAAAGCAGGAAGTCTGTTCATCGCCACCAAAGGGACTGTTGTGGATGGACATGAATTTATTAATACCGCCATTGAAAAAGGTGCAGTGGCTGTTGTATTTGAAAACCTCACTGAGCTTAAGAAAAACAATATTTCTTACATAAGAGTTGGTGACAGCGCATTGGCATTGGCAATCATCGCGGAAAATTTTTACGATAATCCTTCCGAAAAAATAAAAGTTGTTTCGGTTACCGGTACCAATGGAAAAACAACAGTCGCTACGCTGCTCTATAATCTTTTTACCGGACTGAATTACAAATGTGGGCTGCTTTCCACCATAGAAAACAGGATTGCCGGAGAAGTGATTCCTTCCTCACATACAACACCTGATGCGGTTCAGATCAGTGCGCTTCTGCATCAGATGTGGAAGAGTGGTTGCACGCATTGTTTCATGGAAGCAAGTTCGCATGCCATTCATCAGCAAAGGATAGCAGGCATAAAATTCACGGGAGTAGTATTCACCAATCTCTCTCACGATCACCTCGATTATCATAAAACGTTTAAGAACTACATCAATGCAAAGAAGCAACTCTTTGATCAGTTGCCTTCAGATGCCTTCGCACTGGTGAATGCAGATGATAAACGCGGACCGGTGATGTTGCAGAACACAAAGGCAAAAAAGCAAACGTATGCTATTACCGGCATGGGTGATTTCCGTGCACGCATCGTCGAGACTTCTTTCCAGGGAATGCAGCTAATGATTGATGGCCAGGAATTGTACACACTGCTGGTGGGAAATTTCAATGCTTATAACCTGCTGGCAATCTATGCCACATCAGTGTTGTTGGGCGAAGATAAATTAGCGGTGCTTACACAACTCAGCAAGCTCAAACCAGCAGAAGGCAGGTTCGATTATGTGATCAGTGATCAGCAAAAGATTATGGGCATTGTTGATTACGCGCATACACCTGATGCATTGGAGAAAGTATTGCTCACAATAAAAAAAATCCGCACAGGCAATGAACAACTTATCACGGTAGTTGGATGTGGTGGTGACCGCGACACTGCAAAGCGACCAATAATGGCAAAGGTTGCAACTGAATTTAGTGACCGCGTAATATTCACTTCAGACAATCCACGCAGTGAAGATCCGCAACACATTCTTGATCAGATGAAGGAAGGTATTATTCCATTGAAGATCGGAAAGGTACTTACCATACCTGATCGGAAGGAAGCTATCCGGACCGCTGTGTCCTTGTGTGGAAAGGGCGATATCATTTTACTTGCCGGCAAAGGACATGAAAAATACCAGGAGATAAAAGGAGTGAAATATCCATTTGATGATAAGAAGGTATTGGGAGAATCATTTGCTCAAATGGAGAAATAA